From the genome of Gemmatimonas phototrophica, one region includes:
- a CDS encoding gamma-glutamyltransferase family protein has product MKSVAMAACSTVLLGACVSSSTPSAVAPMAGKRVESDRGMVAASHPDAAAAGAAILAQGGNAVDAFVATAFALSVTDVSQTGLGGGGAMTFYDAKTRRVEHLSFYPRTGNDPLWAQADSSRGRSMGRAAATPGMVAGLLEAHAKWGSLTRAVVMAPAIRLARDGFIVSPLLSRTIASSRAKMQADSVAMARFMPRGEALRPGERLVQPELANTLERVRDGGRDAFYTGAIAERLSAKVKSLGGLINVSDLRQYPVTALRPLCTTWREFTVLGAPPPMGGSSVLEMLQMAEQSGVATAGGFTSEPDAVVKMADILRLANADAGRWRGDPLTMRVPARGVATPGFAQQRAGLVGGALPDTVQAGDALAFDTTAIPDACRRFDPYPALVAAVASPEPETPAAGDEPAEGHSLTSHLSVVDARGNAVSATTTVGVLFGSGVYTDGFWLNSSGSNFDARTRGINRYANSTMSPTLILQGNDVRLVIGAAGSQYIQPAITQVTVRTLAFGEDPWTAIAAPRIYASASQKDVEVEPGFTSAVYAALVTRGYRPVSRVADITMGGVHAVYVRKDGRRIGVADPRRDGVAAGQ; this is encoded by the coding sequence GTGAAATCCGTCGCCATGGCGGCGTGCAGCACCGTGCTGTTGGGGGCCTGCGTTTCGTCGTCCACGCCCTCGGCTGTGGCGCCCATGGCTGGCAAGCGGGTGGAGAGTGACCGTGGCATGGTGGCGGCGTCGCATCCCGATGCCGCCGCCGCCGGTGCGGCAATCCTGGCACAAGGAGGCAACGCCGTTGACGCGTTTGTGGCCACCGCGTTTGCGCTCTCGGTGACCGACGTGTCGCAGACCGGACTTGGCGGCGGGGGGGCCATGACGTTCTACGATGCGAAGACACGTCGCGTGGAGCATCTGTCGTTCTATCCGCGCACCGGCAACGATCCGCTGTGGGCCCAGGCCGACAGCTCGCGTGGGCGATCCATGGGGCGCGCGGCGGCAACGCCCGGGATGGTGGCGGGGCTGCTGGAAGCACATGCCAAGTGGGGCTCCCTCACGCGCGCCGTGGTCATGGCGCCAGCCATTCGACTGGCCCGTGACGGGTTCATTGTCTCGCCGCTGTTGTCGCGCACGATTGCGTCCAGCCGCGCCAAGATGCAGGCGGACAGCGTGGCCATGGCGCGCTTCATGCCGCGTGGTGAGGCGCTGCGGCCTGGCGAACGACTGGTGCAGCCAGAGCTGGCCAATACGTTGGAGCGTGTGCGCGACGGTGGCCGTGACGCCTTTTATACCGGGGCAATTGCCGAACGGCTGAGCGCCAAGGTGAAGTCCCTCGGTGGGCTCATCAACGTGAGCGATCTGCGGCAGTACCCGGTCACTGCCTTGCGTCCCCTGTGCACCACGTGGCGTGAGTTCACGGTACTGGGAGCCCCGCCACCAATGGGTGGTTCGTCGGTGCTGGAGATGTTGCAGATGGCCGAACAGTCTGGTGTGGCCACGGCCGGCGGCTTTACGTCGGAACCTGACGCGGTGGTGAAGATGGCCGATATTCTGCGGCTCGCCAACGCTGACGCCGGACGTTGGCGCGGCGATCCGCTCACCATGCGCGTCCCCGCGCGTGGCGTGGCCACCCCGGGCTTTGCGCAGCAGCGCGCCGGTTTGGTGGGGGGCGCGTTGCCGGATACCGTTCAGGCCGGTGATGCCCTGGCGTTCGATACCACGGCTATCCCCGACGCCTGCCGCCGCTTTGATCCGTACCCAGCATTGGTGGCGGCGGTCGCCTCGCCGGAACCCGAAACGCCCGCCGCGGGCGACGAGCCCGCCGAGGGGCACAGCCTGACCTCGCACTTGTCCGTCGTTGATGCCCGCGGCAATGCCGTATCGGCTACCACCACGGTTGGCGTGCTCTTTGGGTCGGGCGTGTACACCGATGGCTTCTGGCTCAACTCGTCGGGGTCCAACTTCGATGCGCGCACACGCGGCATCAATCGCTACGCCAACAGCACGATGTCGCCCACGCTCATTTTGCAGGGCAACGACGTACGCCTCGTCATTGGTGCCGCCGGGTCCCAGTATATTCAGCCAGCCATCACGCAAGTCACAGTGCGCACGCTGGCCTTTGGAGAAGATCCGTGGACGGCTATTGCGGCACCGCGTATCTACGCTTCGGCCTCGCAGAAAGACGTGGAAGTGGAGCCGGGCTTCACGTCGGCGGTGTACGCGGCATTGGTCACCAGGGGCTATCGCCCGGTGAGCCGTGTCGCTGACATCACCATGGGTGGCGTCCACGCGGTGTATGTGCGCAAGGATGGCCGACGCATTGGGGTGGCGGATCCGCGCCGTGATGGAGTGGCCGCCGGACAGTAG
- a CDS encoding NUDIX hydrolase, translating into MPLHHALQHPDVALLSSHLMSRVAVDATVREDTRLAAVAAVLRVVEGTVELLFIKRSEHEGDPWSGHMAFPGGRHEPHDASLEATACRETMEELALDLTCGRILGRLDDLAPRNPVLPPILIRPFVAVVPPDVIFSPSEEVAATFWVPLAVLRHEDTRAEHVMTINGVRARFPGFRVEQHIVWGLTERIVQQLLALLEP; encoded by the coding sequence GTGCCTTTGCACCACGCCCTGCAGCATCCGGACGTGGCGCTGCTGTCGTCGCATCTCATGTCGCGGGTGGCGGTTGACGCGACGGTGCGGGAGGACACGCGCCTCGCGGCCGTGGCGGCGGTGCTGCGCGTGGTTGAGGGGACGGTGGAGTTGCTGTTCATCAAGCGCTCCGAGCACGAAGGAGATCCCTGGAGCGGACACATGGCGTTCCCCGGGGGGCGTCACGAGCCGCACGATGCGTCGCTCGAGGCGACGGCGTGCCGGGAGACGATGGAGGAACTGGCGCTTGATCTCACCTGCGGCCGCATCCTGGGTCGGCTCGACGATCTGGCGCCGCGAAACCCTGTGCTCCCTCCAATTCTCATCCGGCCGTTTGTCGCAGTGGTCCCACCGGATGTCATCTTCTCGCCGAGTGAGGAAGTGGCGGCAACGTTCTGGGTGCCGCTGGCCGTATTGCGTCACGAGGACACCCGTGCCGAGCACGTGATGACTATTAACGGAGTACGGGCCCGTTTCCCCGGGTTCCGCGTAGAGCAGCATATCGTGTGGGGACTGACGGAGCGAATTGTCCAGCAGTTGCTGGCGCTGCTGGAACCGTAA
- a CDS encoding rhodanese-like domain-containing protein, with translation MKTAQQLIAEAKAAITEVTAQEVQRALAQGESLTLIDIREQNEWAMGHAAPAQYIGRGVLESQIEAKVPRDARVVLICASGNRSALAAVTLTEMGYNNVASLAGGFRDWVASGGAVAD, from the coding sequence ATGAAGACCGCCCAACAGCTGATCGCTGAAGCCAAGGCCGCCATTACCGAAGTCACCGCGCAGGAAGTACAACGCGCGCTGGCGCAAGGCGAGTCGCTCACGCTCATCGACATTCGCGAGCAGAACGAGTGGGCCATGGGGCATGCGGCGCCGGCGCAGTATATCGGCCGTGGCGTGCTGGAGAGTCAGATCGAGGCCAAGGTGCCGCGTGACGCACGCGTGGTGCTCATCTGCGCCAGCGGCAACCGCTCGGCCCTGGCAGCGGTGACGCTTACGGAAATGGGCTACAACAATGTGGCATCGCTCGCGGGTGGCTTCCGTGACTGGGTGGCGTCCGGCGGCGCCGTCGCCGACTGA
- a CDS encoding S66 peptidase family protein, protein MSLSASHPSTSAPTPRAWREPPPLPPGAHVAMVSPSGPLNGPHELERAVATAESLGWTVQVGPHALARTGYFAGDDAQRGDDLIAAMHDDRVDGIWCLRGGYGAARLLPRVQEALPVMRPKTLIGYSDITALHAAWQRAGLVSFHGPTARSPLSDFSRATLVDVVQRGAAPVWQASEALVVHGGEATGRLAGGNLALIASLCGTPWACHFDDAIVVLEDINEASYRIDRMLTQLRLADAFRGCRALAVGHFTDCPDSTDDGSRSIVAIIEELAAALQVPTLMGIPVGHIDEQWTLPLGARATLNADARTLQLHRLST, encoded by the coding sequence GTGAGTCTGTCAGCGTCGCACCCGTCCACTTCGGCACCCACGCCGCGCGCGTGGCGTGAACCGCCGCCGCTGCCGCCGGGCGCCCACGTGGCTATGGTGTCGCCGTCGGGGCCGCTCAACGGACCGCATGAACTGGAGCGGGCCGTCGCGACGGCGGAGTCGTTGGGGTGGACGGTGCAGGTGGGTCCCCATGCGCTGGCCCGCACCGGCTACTTCGCCGGTGATGATGCGCAGCGGGGCGATGATCTTATTGCCGCCATGCACGATGATCGCGTGGATGGCATCTGGTGCCTTCGGGGAGGATACGGTGCGGCCCGTCTGCTGCCGCGGGTGCAGGAGGCGTTGCCTGTCATGCGCCCCAAGACGCTTATTGGCTATAGCGATATCACGGCGTTGCATGCGGCCTGGCAACGGGCCGGGCTCGTGAGCTTTCACGGGCCCACGGCGCGCTCGCCGTTGTCCGATTTTTCTCGTGCGACTTTGGTGGACGTGGTGCAGCGCGGCGCTGCGCCCGTGTGGCAGGCGTCGGAGGCGCTGGTGGTGCACGGCGGCGAAGCAACCGGACGGCTGGCAGGCGGCAATCTGGCGCTGATTGCTTCACTGTGCGGCACGCCATGGGCCTGTCACTTTGACGACGCCATTGTGGTGCTGGAAGACATCAACGAAGCCAGCTACCGCATTGACCGCATGTTGACGCAACTGCGATTGGCCGATGCGTTTCGCGGTTGCCGCGCGTTGGCCGTGGGGCACTTCACGGATTGTCCCGATAGCACCGACGACGGCTCACGTAGCATCGTGGCCATCATCGAAGAATTGGCCGCTGCCTTGCAGGTCCCCACGCTGATGGGAATTCCCGTTGGGCACATTGATGAGCAATGGACGCTCCCACTGGGCGCTCGCGCCACGCTCAACGCCGACGCCCGTACCCTGCAGTTGCACCGGCTCAGTACGTGA
- a CDS encoding D-amino acid aminotransferase, translating to MSLRTCWLNGTYIAEEQAHVSIFDRGLLFGDGVYEVAAVFNGQLLDADRHLVRLARSQREIGLPAAYDAATLMGVMQELATRNGIQEGLVYLQVTRGAAERDFPFPAQVHPTVFAYARPKKLSDDPNAAGVRVHAVPDLRWQRCDIKSTSMLAQVLAKQAAREAGAFEALMHEDGLVTEGGSSNIWIVRDGIAYTRPTSHDILAGITRDVIFDVADDAGVTVVQRAFTLEQALAADECLMTSATSFVLPITRIDDHVVGSGAPGPLTQRLREGYLARAARLTA from the coding sequence GTGTCTCTCCGAACCTGCTGGCTCAACGGGACGTACATCGCCGAGGAGCAGGCGCACGTTTCCATCTTCGATCGTGGGCTGCTGTTCGGCGATGGGGTCTACGAAGTGGCCGCGGTGTTCAACGGCCAGTTGCTCGACGCCGATCGTCATCTGGTGCGGCTCGCGCGTTCGCAGCGCGAAATTGGCCTGCCGGCGGCCTACGACGCGGCCACGCTCATGGGGGTGATGCAGGAACTCGCCACCCGCAACGGCATTCAGGAAGGGTTGGTGTATCTGCAGGTCACGCGTGGCGCGGCGGAACGTGATTTCCCGTTTCCCGCTCAGGTGCACCCCACCGTGTTTGCGTATGCGCGCCCCAAAAAGCTGAGCGACGACCCCAATGCGGCGGGGGTACGGGTGCATGCGGTGCCCGATCTGCGCTGGCAGCGGTGCGATATCAAGAGCACGTCCATGCTGGCGCAGGTGCTGGCCAAGCAGGCCGCACGCGAAGCGGGGGCGTTTGAAGCGCTGATGCACGAAGACGGGCTCGTGACCGAAGGGGGGTCCAGCAACATCTGGATTGTGCGCGACGGGATTGCCTACACGCGCCCCACCTCGCACGATATTCTCGCCGGCATCACGCGTGACGTGATTTTTGATGTGGCTGATGACGCGGGCGTCACGGTCGTGCAGCGGGCCTTTACGCTGGAGCAGGCGCTGGCCGCCGACGAATGTCTCATGACGAGCGCGACGAGCTTTGTTCTGCCCATCACGCGCATTGACGATCACGTGGTGGGAAGCGGAGCGCCTGGTCCGCTGACGCAGCGGCTGCGTGAGGGCTATCTGGCCCGTGCCGCGCGGCTTACGGCGTAG
- the chrA gene encoding chromate efflux transporter, with translation MSPSAPLAEVAQVFTRLGVTAFGGPAAHVAAMEDELVSRRQWVTRDEFADLVGAANLIPGPNSTELAIHLGYRRAGWRGLLVAGICFIVPAVLMVWGLAWAYGRYGGRVEVQAMLQGLQPAVLAVVVQAIWRLKGSLARTRLGGWLAIAAFIGALLGVSELYLLLGAIAIALTISASGQANGSPEAGMLFPMGALLPSGAAAAASTLSAGGIFLSFAKIGSVLFGSGYVLLSFLRGEFVTRLGVLTEGQLLDAIAVGQVTPGPVFSAATFVGYQLGGHAGALVATLGIFLPAFAGVALTAPLVHRLRTSPVLSRALDAVNAVSLALMASAVLLIGRGIAPSPAALAILIGASVLLLYTRVGAAWVLLGGAVTGLLRLLLAAS, from the coding sequence ATGTCCCCGTCCGCTCCGCTCGCCGAAGTCGCCCAGGTATTCACCCGCCTCGGTGTCACCGCCTTTGGTGGCCCGGCGGCGCATGTCGCGGCCATGGAAGACGAGCTGGTTTCCCGACGGCAGTGGGTCACGCGTGACGAGTTTGCCGACCTCGTAGGCGCCGCCAACCTCATTCCCGGTCCCAACTCCACCGAGTTGGCCATTCACCTCGGTTATCGCCGCGCCGGGTGGAGGGGATTGCTGGTGGCGGGCATCTGCTTCATTGTGCCTGCCGTGCTCATGGTGTGGGGGCTGGCCTGGGCCTACGGCCGCTACGGGGGCCGGGTGGAAGTGCAGGCCATGCTGCAGGGGCTGCAGCCGGCGGTGCTGGCGGTGGTGGTCCAAGCCATCTGGCGGCTCAAGGGCAGCCTGGCGCGCACTCGGCTTGGCGGGTGGCTGGCCATTGCGGCATTTATCGGGGCGCTGCTTGGGGTCTCCGAGCTGTACCTGCTGCTGGGGGCCATCGCCATTGCCCTGACGATCAGTGCCAGCGGCCAAGCGAACGGTTCGCCCGAGGCCGGCATGCTGTTTCCCATGGGCGCGCTGCTCCCCTCCGGCGCGGCCGCTGCCGCGTCTACGCTGAGTGCGGGCGGGATATTTCTCAGCTTCGCCAAAATTGGCAGCGTGCTCTTTGGCAGTGGCTATGTGCTGCTCAGCTTCCTGCGTGGTGAGTTTGTCACTCGGTTGGGAGTATTGACTGAAGGACAACTGCTGGATGCCATTGCCGTAGGACAAGTCACCCCGGGGCCGGTGTTCTCGGCCGCCACCTTTGTGGGATACCAGCTGGGCGGACATGCCGGGGCACTCGTCGCCACGCTGGGGATCTTTCTCCCGGCCTTTGCGGGCGTGGCCCTCACGGCGCCCCTGGTACACCGGCTGCGCACCTCCCCGGTGCTGTCACGCGCGCTGGATGCCGTGAACGCCGTGTCGTTGGCCCTGATGGCATCGGCGGTGCTGCTCATTGGCCGCGGAATCGCCCCCTCTCCCGCCGCATTGGCTATCTTGATCGGGGCGAGCGTCCTCCTGCTGTACACCCGCGTGGGAGCTGCATGGGTGTTGCTGGGGGGGGCCGTCACCGGCCTCCTGCGGCTGCTGCTGGCCGCTTCCTGA
- a CDS encoding Eco57I restriction-modification methylase domain-containing protein, with product MLTLRTAAQTLARADSLPALRAIAQLIGFTSPPHVADTALCRRLGVAPLVSAAELLESRGALRLFCALLSEPREPQEVSELRERTRRLAAALCRHAPDRQWCVLTLDIDSQSLCLATVTPAASGVQMAALRVDVHRVLDSDAETLRALAAVTEDDDLLRHARFTDILRRDALGHRFYRALEQVVSALAASLAPVRGSNRAPSTAERRELALLCASRCLFLAFLEAKGWLNGRRDFLLHHCVRVLEQGGHLHERLLRPLFFGTLNTPRAQRASAAMQFGAVPFLNGGLFAPTALEKRLRHWHFGDDSITTLVASLLDKYRFTAHEESDQWSEAAVDPEMLGRAFEGLMAGEERRRSGSYYTPPGLVAHTVRAALRSTFAESPALLGLLADENGAQRTTTVPATWPESERAALRRQVETLRVLDPACGSGAFLVHVLEALDSLLAALHDSRDAHTRRREILARCVFGVDRQPMAVWLCELRLWLSVVIECPETEASRIPPLPNLDHHIRVGDSLAGGSFAFAPPGGRALTVLRERYARASGARKQRMACTLDREERGRAVAELARRRAAMQEERRSLLTALRGRDLFGHRRRVQRAERRRLDTLRSHTRALGAESHRVQLGAALPFRFAAMFADVAAAGGFTLVVGNPPWVRPHAMPAPEREWLRKEFRVMRHAAWQHGASRAGAGTGFAAQADLATAFIERSVQLLAPGGVMALLVPAKLWRTLSGGGVRRLLLDETHLRVLQDWSDAPAQFDAATYPSLVVAQRPYAGTRVPSNTESTTPVRCAVTRKQTVSFERPLASLSLQSDPGAPFLLLPSAAFQAFEALRHAGTPLATTAFGRPLLGVKCGCNAAFLVHAEEHHDDGATVSALMGPPRQAVIERTLLRPALRGESIGGGSKRLLSTTAPDARIVWTHGADGRPLRTLPPATTRWLAQWRPRLQTRGDARHSQPWWTLFRTEAARSDTSRVVWADIGRTLRSTVLTAGDPTVPLNSCYVVRAPTQADALALHALLSSTITNAWLDALAEPARGGFRRFMGWTVAALPLPANWARAVRLLHPLGAALSDRGPHLSPAALDAAVLEAYQLTPLLMAPLLEWYHHD from the coding sequence GTGCTTACTCTCCGAACTGCCGCCCAGACCCTTGCCCGCGCGGACTCGCTGCCAGCGCTGCGGGCCATCGCCCAACTCATCGGCTTCACCAGCCCCCCTCACGTGGCCGATACCGCGCTCTGCCGGCGGCTTGGGGTGGCACCACTGGTCAGTGCCGCGGAACTGCTCGAAAGCCGCGGCGCACTGCGGCTGTTTTGTGCACTGCTCAGTGAGCCACGAGAACCACAGGAGGTGTCGGAACTGCGTGAACGCACCCGACGCCTTGCGGCCGCGCTCTGCCGCCACGCTCCCGACCGGCAGTGGTGTGTGCTCACGCTCGACATCGACAGTCAATCACTCTGCCTCGCTACCGTGACCCCCGCAGCGAGCGGCGTGCAAATGGCCGCGCTGCGGGTGGATGTGCACCGCGTTCTTGATTCCGATGCGGAAACGCTGCGAGCGCTCGCCGCGGTCACCGAAGACGATGATCTGCTGCGACACGCCCGATTCACCGACATTCTGCGGCGGGATGCATTGGGGCATCGGTTCTACCGGGCCCTGGAGCAGGTGGTCTCGGCCCTGGCAGCATCGCTCGCACCGGTACGTGGCAGCAACCGCGCACCCTCGACGGCTGAGCGTCGCGAGCTGGCGCTGCTCTGTGCTTCGCGCTGTCTGTTCCTGGCCTTTCTCGAAGCCAAAGGCTGGCTAAATGGTCGGCGTGATTTCCTGTTGCACCACTGTGTGCGGGTACTGGAACAGGGTGGCCATCTGCATGAGCGCCTGCTGCGACCGCTCTTCTTCGGCACGCTGAATACGCCCCGTGCCCAGCGTGCGTCGGCGGCCATGCAGTTTGGTGCCGTCCCGTTCCTCAACGGCGGCCTGTTTGCCCCTACGGCCCTGGAAAAGCGTCTCCGCCATTGGCACTTCGGAGACGACAGCATTACCACACTCGTGGCGTCGCTGTTGGACAAATACCGATTCACGGCGCACGAAGAGTCGGACCAATGGTCGGAGGCGGCCGTTGACCCCGAGATGCTGGGACGCGCGTTCGAAGGGCTCATGGCCGGCGAGGAACGTCGTCGCTCCGGCTCGTACTATACGCCGCCCGGGCTGGTGGCCCACACCGTGCGCGCTGCGCTACGCTCCACGTTTGCCGAGTCACCTGCCCTGCTTGGCCTGCTCGCCGATGAGAATGGAGCGCAGCGAACCACGACGGTACCTGCCACGTGGCCGGAGTCGGAACGGGCCGCGCTGCGAAGACAGGTGGAAACGCTGCGCGTGCTCGATCCAGCCTGTGGCTCCGGCGCGTTTCTGGTGCATGTGCTGGAGGCGCTCGATTCGTTGCTGGCAGCGTTGCACGATAGCCGCGATGCGCATACCCGTCGGCGAGAGATTCTGGCGCGCTGTGTTTTCGGGGTGGATCGACAGCCCATGGCGGTATGGTTGTGTGAATTGCGTCTCTGGCTGTCAGTGGTCATTGAGTGCCCCGAAACAGAGGCCTCGCGCATTCCGCCGCTCCCCAACCTCGACCACCATATCCGGGTTGGCGACTCGCTCGCGGGCGGCAGCTTTGCCTTTGCCCCTCCGGGGGGCCGAGCACTCACCGTGCTGCGCGAGCGATACGCTCGCGCTTCGGGCGCGCGCAAACAGCGCATGGCGTGCACACTCGACCGCGAAGAGCGTGGTCGTGCCGTCGCCGAACTGGCACGCCGGCGTGCCGCCATGCAGGAGGAACGACGGTCTCTGCTGACTGCCCTGCGGGGGCGTGATCTGTTCGGGCACCGCCGGCGCGTGCAACGCGCGGAGCGCCGGCGACTCGACACGTTGAGGAGCCACACCCGTGCCCTGGGTGCGGAGTCGCACCGGGTGCAACTGGGCGCTGCCCTTCCCTTTCGCTTTGCGGCCATGTTTGCCGACGTTGCCGCCGCCGGCGGGTTCACGCTGGTGGTGGGGAACCCACCGTGGGTACGCCCACACGCGATGCCCGCCCCGGAGCGCGAATGGCTGCGAAAGGAGTTCCGGGTCATGCGGCATGCCGCGTGGCAGCACGGTGCTTCGCGGGCTGGCGCCGGCACGGGCTTTGCCGCGCAGGCCGACCTGGCCACGGCGTTCATAGAGCGCAGCGTGCAGCTGCTGGCACCCGGCGGCGTGATGGCGCTGCTGGTGCCGGCCAAACTATGGCGCACACTGTCCGGGGGCGGCGTGCGTCGCCTGCTCCTCGACGAAACGCATCTGCGCGTGTTGCAAGACTGGAGCGATGCACCCGCGCAGTTTGATGCGGCCACCTATCCATCGCTGGTGGTGGCGCAGCGACCGTATGCAGGGACACGCGTGCCCTCCAACACTGAGAGCACCACGCCGGTGCGCTGCGCCGTCACGCGAAAGCAGACCGTCTCCTTCGAACGACCGTTGGCAAGCCTGTCGCTGCAGAGTGATCCGGGCGCCCCCTTTCTCCTCCTCCCGTCCGCCGCGTTTCAGGCCTTTGAGGCACTGCGCCACGCCGGCACTCCGTTGGCGACCACTGCGTTTGGCCGCCCATTGTTGGGTGTGAAGTGCGGCTGCAATGCCGCCTTCCTGGTACACGCGGAAGAACACCACGACGATGGTGCCACGGTGTCCGCTCTCATGGGCCCCCCACGACAGGCGGTCATTGAACGCACCCTGTTGCGGCCGGCGCTGCGGGGCGAATCCATCGGCGGTGGTTCCAAGCGGTTGCTCAGCACGACCGCACCAGATGCCCGCATTGTATGGACGCACGGAGCTGACGGGCGCCCGCTGCGAACGTTGCCCCCGGCCACCACTCGCTGGCTGGCTCAATGGCGTCCCCGACTCCAGACCCGTGGTGACGCGCGACATAGCCAGCCGTGGTGGACGCTCTTCCGCACCGAGGCCGCGCGCAGCGACACATCGCGCGTGGTGTGGGCCGATATTGGCCGCACGTTGCGTTCCACAGTACTCACCGCCGGAGACCCTACGGTTCCGCTGAACAGCTGTTACGTCGTGCGTGCACCAACGCAGGCCGATGCGCTCGCCCTGCACGCGCTGTTGTCGTCCACCATTACCAATGCGTGGCTGGATGCACTCGCGGAACCGGCACGCGGCGGCTTTCGCCGTTTCATGGGATGGACCGTTGCTGCGCTGCCCCTCCCCGCCAATTGGGCGCGCGCCGTACGACTGCTGCACCCGCTGGGAGCCGCACTGTCCGACCGTGGTCCCCACCTCTCACCCGCGGCGCTCGATGCCGCGGTGCTGGAAGCATACCAGCTCACACCACTGCTCATGGCCCCGCTACTGGAATGGTATCACCATGATTGA